The following coding sequences lie in one Deltaproteobacteria bacterium genomic window:
- the trxA gene encoding thioredoxin, producing MSEGIVNLTDDGFEAEVLKAELPTLVDFWAPWCGPCRALTPVIEAAATDYAGKAQVCKMNIDENPKTPSNYEVKAIPTLLIFKGGEVVEQMVGLVSKAKLDEALAKHTS from the coding sequence ATGAGTGAAGGTATTGTAAATCTTACTGACGATGGCTTCGAAGCAGAAGTCCTTAAAGCTGAGCTTCCAACTTTGGTAGATTTCTGGGCGCCATGGTGTGGACCTTGCCGCGCACTCACGCCAGTGATTGAAGCAGCAGCCACCGACTACGCTGGTAAAGCGCAGGTCTGCAAAATGAATATCGACGAAAACCCAAAGACTCCAAGCAACTATGAAGTCAAAGCGATTCCAACATTGCTTATCTTCAAAGGCGGCGAAGTTGTTGAGCAAATGGTTGGCCTGGTTTCTAAAGCCAAGCTTGACGAAGCACTCGCTAAGCACACAAGCTGA
- a CDS encoding polymer-forming cytoskeletal protein, with translation MTGLLITQPDKASTIGKELKLQGCIRLEENLVVEGYVEGPVYLLGRLRVAAGGVIRGDVVADSVTVEGTIVGHVRSRKDLNVLDGARVHGDICSPSVSLSHRAQHRGNVTLVENASERNDT, from the coding sequence GTGACGGGCCTCCTCATCACCCAACCCGATAAGGCCTCTACGATCGGAAAAGAGCTAAAACTTCAGGGGTGTATACGCCTTGAAGAGAACCTCGTGGTGGAAGGTTATGTTGAGGGACCCGTTTATTTACTCGGCCGGCTCAGAGTCGCCGCAGGTGGAGTTATCCGAGGTGATGTGGTTGCCGATTCAGTCACGGTTGAGGGAACCATCGTTGGTCATGTTCGCAGTCGCAAAGATTTAAACGTGCTAGATGGCGCCCGAGTGCATGGAGATATCTGCAGTCCTAGCGTTTCACTCTCGCACCGTGCACAACATCGGGGTAACGTCACTCTTGTGGAGAACGCTTCTGAAAGGAACGACACCTAA
- a CDS encoding polymer-forming cytoskeletal protein codes for MASSIIGSSMAIDGDITGDEDLVIQGTVRGRIGSGRTLIIEAGAVVEAEVKAKVIEIAGHVIGNVQATERVELKSSACVVGDIRAPRINIAEGASFKGNVDMQGNP; via the coding sequence ATGGCCAGTTCAATCATCGGTTCCTCAATGGCCATCGATGGCGACATTACGGGTGACGAAGACCTTGTGATTCAAGGCACCGTCCGCGGCCGGATCGGTTCCGGACGTACCCTCATCATAGAGGCAGGTGCTGTGGTCGAGGCCGAAGTGAAGGCCAAAGTGATCGAGATTGCGGGTCATGTTATCGGCAATGTTCAAGCGACCGAGCGTGTGGAACTCAAGAGCAGTGCTTGTGTCGTTGGGGATATCCGTGCACCCCGGATCAATATAGCAGAAGGCGCCTCGTTTAAGGGCAATGTCGACATGCAGGGTAACCCGTGA